One segment of Ascidiaceihabitans donghaensis DNA contains the following:
- the purQ gene encoding phosphoribosylformylglycinamidine synthase subunit PurQ: MHAAVVVFPGSNCDRDLAVAFEAAGAKVSMVWHKDTKLPDGVDIVGVPGGFSFGDYLRCGAIAANSPICREIVSHTEKGGYAVGICNGFQVLTETGILPGALLRNAGLKYICKTVGLKVETSQSAYTEGYNAGDVIDIPIAHHDGNYFAEDDVIAQLKGEDRIAFTYTDTPNGAKADIAGILSANRRVLGMMPHPERAADAGHGGTDGQALFRALTGALTPA, from the coding sequence ATGCACGCAGCGGTTGTTGTTTTTCCGGGATCGAACTGCGACCGCGACTTGGCGGTGGCCTTCGAGGCGGCAGGCGCCAAGGTGTCGATGGTGTGGCATAAAGACACGAAACTGCCTGACGGCGTCGACATTGTCGGCGTTCCGGGCGGCTTTTCGTTTGGCGACTATCTGCGCTGTGGCGCGATTGCCGCGAACTCGCCCATCTGTCGTGAAATTGTCAGCCATACCGAAAAGGGTGGCTATGCCGTGGGCATCTGCAACGGCTTTCAGGTTTTGACCGAAACCGGTATTCTACCTGGGGCTTTGCTGCGCAATGCCGGCTTGAAGTACATCTGCAAAACCGTTGGTTTAAAAGTAGAAACGTCGCAAAGCGCCTACACCGAAGGGTACAACGCTGGCGATGTGATCGACATTCCAATTGCGCACCACGATGGCAACTACTTTGCCGAGGATGACGTGATTGCGCAGCTGAAAGGCGAAGACCGGATTGCCTTCACCTACACCGACACACCAAACGGCGCGAAAGCCGATATTGCGGGCATTCTATCTGCAAATCGTCGTGTTCTTGGCATGATGCCTCACCCAGAACGCGCAGCGGATGCGGGGCATGGTGGCACTGATGGACAGGCGCTTTTCCGCGCGTTGACGGGCGCGTTGACGCCTGCGTAA
- a CDS encoding sensor histidine kinase, producing MVSERVFSKNKAISWRVRLALALLLVLAVATISITNRLLTDRFTETTRNRAELRLALYSGNLQAELRQNSIVPQLLSRDPTLLGALNSSDYSRSTQRLLSFVEEIGAASLTLLDRDGRTVAATDRNLLGSNHGSKPYFLDALRGSGTIFTVGQRESGGYRFTHSRRMQAGGDTLGVILVEVDLQKFERAWAGISDALIVTDSTGTIILSTEPRWRGRTEEDALARQNPQSAIQRAIQATADWTALPPDAYVQGEAVMRLENKIPFRGWRMKSFTTYASVRERVNGVLAIEIMGFAILLALAFYFLSRRTAGRMAFVQRESAELRQLNARLQREIAERQRVQETLAVAEQTLEQSSKLAALGEMSAAVSHELNQPLAAMKTYLAGARLLLNRNRPDEALSSFGRIDDLIERMGAITRQLKSYARKGAETLSPVNMADALASSLSMMEPQLRQRQVEISRILPDQPVLVMGDRMRIEQVMVNLLRNALDATKAARHPHVDIILSAGETATLTVRDNGEGIADLDSLFEPFYTTKQPGDGVGLGLAISSGIVNDLGGRLTARDGQQGGAVFEMKLPILTEQEGEMIAKTMPPAGMTMHPFGKNQAAE from the coding sequence ATGGTCAGTGAACGCGTTTTCAGTAAGAACAAAGCCATCAGCTGGCGGGTGCGTCTGGCGCTTGCGTTGTTGCTGGTGTTGGCTGTCGCCACAATCTCAATCACCAACAGATTGTTGACGGACCGCTTCACTGAGACCACGCGCAACCGTGCGGAACTGCGTTTGGCGTTGTATTCCGGCAACCTGCAGGCTGAATTGCGTCAGAACTCTATCGTTCCGCAACTCTTGTCGCGTGACCCCACGTTGTTGGGGGCTTTGAATTCTTCGGATTATTCCCGGTCAACGCAGCGGTTGCTGTCTTTTGTGGAGGAAATCGGGGCGGCGTCTTTGACGCTTTTGGATCGGGACGGCCGCACTGTAGCTGCAACGGACCGGAATTTGCTTGGGTCCAACCACGGCTCAAAGCCCTATTTTCTGGATGCTTTACGCGGATCAGGTACGATTTTCACGGTGGGTCAGCGTGAAAGTGGCGGGTACCGGTTTACACATTCGCGGCGCATGCAAGCGGGCGGGGACACTTTGGGTGTCATCCTGGTCGAAGTGGATTTGCAAAAATTCGAACGCGCCTGGGCGGGAATTTCGGATGCTTTGATCGTGACCGACAGCACAGGCACGATCATTTTGTCAACGGAACCGCGCTGGCGGGGGCGCACCGAAGAAGACGCCTTGGCGCGGCAAAACCCACAAAGCGCCATTCAACGCGCCATTCAGGCGACCGCAGATTGGACGGCTTTGCCCCCCGACGCTTATGTGCAGGGCGAAGCTGTGATGCGTTTGGAAAACAAGATTCCGTTTCGGGGCTGGCGCATGAAATCATTCACCACCTACGCCTCTGTGCGCGAGCGGGTGAACGGGGTTTTGGCGATCGAGATTATGGGGTTTGCGATTCTGCTGGCGCTGGCGTTCTATTTCTTAAGCCGGCGCACGGCGGGGCGCATGGCATTTGTGCAGCGCGAGTCGGCAGAGCTTCGCCAGTTGAACGCGCGTCTCCAGCGGGAAATCGCCGAACGACAAAGGGTGCAAGAGACCTTGGCCGTGGCGGAACAGACCCTTGAACAATCCAGCAAACTGGCGGCGTTAGGCGAAATGTCTGCGGCCGTTTCACATGAGCTGAACCAGCCGCTGGCCGCGATGAAGACCTATCTTGCGGGAGCGCGTTTGTTGCTTAATCGCAATCGCCCGGATGAAGCCCTTTCGTCCTTTGGTCGCATCGATGATCTGATTGAGCGCATGGGCGCCATCACCCGTCAGCTTAAGTCGTATGCGCGTAAGGGTGCAGAGACGCTTTCCCCTGTAAACATGGCCGATGCGCTGGCGTCCAGCCTATCCATGATGGAGCCGCAACTGCGTCAGCGTCAGGTCGAAATCAGTCGTATATTGCCCGATCAACCGGTGCTTGTCATGGGGGATCGTATGCGTATCGAACAGGTCATGGTGAACCTGTTGCGCAATGCATTGGATGCCACCAAGGCTGCGCGCCATCCGCATGTCGATATCATCCTGTCTGCCGGCGAAACCGCCACCCTGACGGTGCGTGACAATGGTGAAGGCATCGCGGACCTCGACAGCCTTTTTGAGCCCTTCTACACCACCAAGCAGCCCGGTGACGGCGTTGGGCTGGGCCTTGCCATTTCATCAGGCATCGTCAACGATTTGGGGGGACGTCTCACAGCCCGCGACGGTCAACAGGGGGGGGCAGTGTTTGAAATGAAGCTTCCCATATTGACCGAACAAGAAGGCGAGATGATAGCCAAAACGATGCCACCTGCTGGCATGACCATGCACCCGTTTGGTAAAAATCAGGCGGCGGAATAG
- a CDS encoding sigma-54-dependent transcriptional regulator has protein sequence MTQAMKIAIVDDEQDMRQSISQWLALSGYDTETFASAEDALKILGPEYPGIVISDIKMPGMDGMQFLKKLMGHDSALPVIMITGHGDVPMAVEAMRVGAFDFLEKPFNPDRMSQLAKKATNARRLVMDNRMLRRELSDGGQLMKKLIGQSPVMERLREDILDLGQADGHVLIDGETGTGKTLVAHALHAVGSRAGKKFVLVNCSALEEEVLSKRLFGPMLPEDTQLPAVEEARGGTLVLEDIEALSETLQARLLSVINDQGTPAETRIVGISNMQEAGRTCEDALRPDLFYRLAALKITVPPLRQRGEDILTLFTRLSEQFSEEYGCDAPKVSAQEAAQLLQAPWPGNVRQLINVAERAVLQERRGSGTIASLLMSDHEEMQPVMTTEGKPLKEYVEAFERMLIDNTMRRHKGSIASVMDELCLPRRTLNEKMAKYGLQRSDYL, from the coding sequence ATGACCCAAGCTATGAAAATCGCGATCGTCGACGACGAACAGGATATGCGTCAATCCATCAGCCAGTGGTTGGCTTTGTCGGGCTACGACACAGAAACATTTGCCAGCGCGGAAGACGCGTTGAAAATTCTTGGTCCCGAATATCCGGGCATTGTCATTTCCGACATCAAGATGCCCGGCATGGACGGGATGCAGTTTTTGAAAAAACTTATGGGCCACGATAGTGCTTTGCCTGTCATCATGATCACCGGTCACGGTGATGTTCCGATGGCTGTTGAGGCCATGCGTGTCGGTGCCTTTGATTTCCTTGAAAAACCTTTCAATCCTGATCGCATGAGCCAATTGGCGAAGAAAGCCACCAACGCCCGCCGTCTTGTCATGGACAACCGTATGTTGCGCCGCGAGCTGTCTGACGGCGGCCAGTTGATGAAAAAACTGATTGGCCAGTCGCCCGTCATGGAGCGCCTGCGCGAAGATATTCTGGACCTTGGTCAAGCTGATGGGCACGTATTGATCGATGGCGAAACCGGCACAGGCAAAACGCTTGTGGCGCATGCGCTGCATGCCGTGGGATCACGCGCGGGCAAGAAATTCGTGTTGGTCAATTGCTCTGCCTTGGAAGAAGAGGTGCTGTCGAAGCGCCTTTTTGGTCCGATGTTGCCCGAAGACACGCAATTGCCTGCTGTTGAAGAGGCCCGCGGTGGCACGCTTGTGTTGGAGGACATCGAAGCGTTGTCCGAAACCCTGCAGGCCCGCCTGCTGAGTGTCATCAACGATCAAGGCACCCCCGCAGAGACTCGCATCGTGGGCATTTCCAACATGCAAGAAGCGGGTCGCACATGCGAAGACGCGCTGCGCCCTGATTTGTTCTACCGTTTGGCCGCATTGAAGATCACTGTTCCGCCGTTGCGCCAGCGTGGCGAAGATATTCTGACTTTGTTTACCCGTCTGAGTGAGCAGTTTTCCGAAGAATATGGCTGTGATGCCCCCAAAGTGTCTGCCCAAGAGGCAGCACAGCTTTTGCAGGCCCCTTGGCCCGGAAATGTGCGTCAACTGATCAATGTCGCGGAACGCGCGGTGCTGCAAGAGCGTCGCGGGTCGGGCACCATCGCGTCGTTGTTGATGTCGGATCACGAAGAAATGCAGCCCGTCATGACCACCGAAGGCAAGCCTTTGAAGGAATATGTTGAAGCCTTTGAGCGCATGCTGATCGACAACACCATGCGCCGTCATAAAGGGTCCATCGCCTCTGTTATGGATGAGCTGTGTTTGCCGCGCCGTACTTTGAATGAAAAAATGGCCAAATACGGTTTGCAGCGTTCCGATTATCTTTAG
- a CDS encoding Rne/Rng family ribonuclease produces the protein MPKKMLIDATHAEETRVVVVDDNKVEEFDFESENKRQLAGNIYLAKVTRVEPSLQAAFVDYGGNRHGFLAFSEIHPDYYQIPVADREALMEEERAYAEAQKAREEEDDKPKRSRSRSRSRSRSKSKAEDVASDDAVVTAEVESDEIKGMETIDLDDASEDSAAVVEEGSSPMETVKETPVETPDASETEDDAPVADVSDETAEDAETDDASDAEDDDGEEAKGADATSKDDSIESVADEDDSEDIRPVRKPRPRRYKIQEVVKVRQILLVQVVKEERGNKGAALTTYLSLAGRYCVLMPNTARGGGISRKITNAADRKKLKEIANEIEVPTGAGLIVRTAGAKRTKAEIKRDYEYLLRLWEQIRELTLKSIAPAKIYEEGDLIKRSIRDLYNRDIDEVFVEGERGYRIAKDFMKMIMPSHAKNVKRYEDTLPLFARYQVESYLAGMFNPTVQLKSGGYIVIGVTEALVAIDVNSGRATKEGSIEETATKTNLEAAEEVARQLRLRDLAGLIVIDFIDMDERKNNAAVEKRMKDKLKTDRARIQVGRISGFGLMEMSRQRLRPGMIEATTQPCPACHGTGLIRSDDNLALSILRQIEEEGTRRRSREVLVRCPVGIANFLMNQKREHIAQIEARYGMSVRIEGDPTLISPDFSLEKFKTATRRVPEASAAVVSVDTSIMDKIDEADAAAADKAEAAETEAEAKESTDGTAATTEDGEAKPKRRRRRRRRRKSSSQDGENGSDANAEDATIEGEGTQADAPAKPADAPVEAQAEGATPQEPKAEAPASDAPATEEVAAEEKPAKPKRTRAPRKTAAQKAAEAEAKAAAADGAEAAPEAEAKPEKAEKPKRARAPRKTAAQKAAEAAAAAEAAQAPVVAESAAEAAPEPVAEITPEPVVEAAPEPVAETPAPAPEPVVAQAAPEPEPKAEEPPKPKRRGWWSLGSK, from the coding sequence ATGCCTAAGAAAATGCTTATCGATGCCACCCACGCGGAAGAAACGCGTGTCGTGGTCGTTGACGACAACAAGGTCGAAGAATTCGACTTTGAATCGGAAAACAAACGCCAGCTTGCTGGCAATATTTACCTCGCAAAAGTAACCCGTGTTGAGCCGTCCTTGCAGGCGGCCTTTGTTGACTATGGCGGCAATCGCCATGGTTTCCTGGCGTTCAGCGAGATCCACCCTGATTATTATCAGATCCCCGTCGCGGACCGTGAGGCCCTGATGGAGGAAGAGCGTGCCTATGCCGAAGCGCAAAAGGCCCGCGAAGAAGAAGACGACAAGCCCAAACGTTCGCGGTCCCGCTCGCGCAGCCGTTCGCGCAGCAAGTCAAAAGCTGAAGATGTCGCGTCGGACGACGCCGTCGTCACCGCTGAGGTCGAAAGCGATGAGATCAAGGGCATGGAAACCATTGATCTGGATGATGCGTCCGAGGATTCTGCTGCTGTTGTCGAAGAGGGCTCGTCTCCGATGGAGACAGTCAAGGAAACCCCTGTTGAGACCCCTGATGCGTCTGAAACAGAAGACGATGCACCCGTTGCTGACGTTTCTGACGAAACAGCAGAGGACGCTGAAACCGACGATGCGTCAGATGCTGAGGATGACGATGGCGAAGAAGCAAAAGGCGCCGACGCCACATCCAAAGATGACAGCATTGAATCTGTTGCTGATGAAGACGATAGCGAAGACATTCGCCCAGTGCGCAAGCCACGCCCACGTCGCTACAAAATTCAGGAAGTTGTTAAAGTCCGCCAGATTTTGCTGGTGCAGGTCGTCAAGGAAGAGCGCGGCAACAAAGGCGCTGCCCTGACCACATATTTGTCATTGGCCGGTCGTTATTGCGTTTTGATGCCAAACACGGCGCGTGGTGGTGGCATTTCACGCAAGATCACCAATGCAGCCGACCGCAAGAAACTGAAAGAAATCGCCAACGAGATCGAAGTGCCAACTGGCGCGGGTCTGATTGTGCGCACCGCAGGTGCGAAACGCACCAAGGCCGAGATCAAACGCGACTATGAATATCTACTGCGTCTTTGGGAACAAATCCGCGAGCTGACCCTGAAATCTATCGCCCCGGCGAAGATCTACGAGGAAGGCGACCTGATCAAACGGTCTATCCGTGATCTGTACAACCGCGACATCGACGAAGTCTTTGTGGAAGGTGAACGCGGCTACCGCATCGCCAAGGACTTCATGAAGATGATCATGCCGTCCCACGCCAAAAACGTGAAACGCTATGAAGACACGCTGCCCTTGTTCGCCCGCTATCAGGTGGAAAGCTATCTGGCAGGCATGTTCAATCCGACTGTGCAGCTGAAATCCGGTGGCTACATCGTGATCGGTGTCACCGAAGCGCTTGTGGCGATTGACGTGAACTCTGGTCGGGCCACCAAAGAAGGCTCAATTGAGGAAACCGCGACCAAGACCAACTTGGAAGCTGCCGAAGAAGTCGCGCGCCAATTGCGTCTGCGTGACCTTGCAGGTCTGATCGTCATCGACTTTATTGACATGGACGAGCGTAAGAATAACGCCGCTGTTGAAAAGCGCATGAAAGACAAGCTGAAGACAGACCGCGCACGCATTCAGGTGGGCCGTATTTCCGGCTTTGGCCTGATGGAAATGTCGCGCCAGCGTCTGCGTCCGGGCATGATCGAAGCGACAACACAGCCATGTCCTGCCTGCCACGGCACGGGTTTGATCCGGTCCGATGACAACCTTGCGCTGTCAATTTTGCGCCAGATCGAAGAAGAAGGCACCCGCCGTCGTTCTCGTGAAGTGTTGGTGCGTTGCCCGGTTGGCATTGCCAATTTCTTGATGAACCAAAAGCGTGAACACATCGCTCAGATCGAAGCGCGGTATGGCATGTCTGTACGGATTGAAGGTGATCCTACGCTGATCAGCCCCGATTTCAGCCTTGAGAAATTCAAGACGGCGACGCGCCGTGTGCCTGAAGCATCTGCGGCGGTTGTGTCGGTTGATACATCCATTATGGACAAAATCGACGAAGCGGATGCCGCTGCCGCAGACAAAGCGGAAGCCGCTGAAACCGAAGCAGAAGCCAAAGAAAGCACAGACGGGACAGCCGCTACAACTGAGGATGGAGAAGCGAAACCCAAACGCCGCCGCCGTCGTCGTCGTCGTCGCAAATCGTCGTCCCAAGACGGTGAAAACGGGTCCGATGCAAATGCAGAAGACGCGACCATCGAAGGCGAGGGCACTCAAGCCGATGCACCTGCAAAACCCGCAGACGCACCGGTAGAGGCGCAAGCTGAAGGCGCAACACCCCAAGAGCCCAAGGCGGAAGCGCCAGCATCTGATGCTCCGGCTACGGAAGAGGTCGCAGCGGAAGAAAAGCCCGCAAAGCCGAAACGCACGCGTGCGCCGCGTAAAACGGCGGCTCAAAAGGCGGCAGAGGCCGAAGCGAAAGCTGCAGCTGCGGATGGTGCAGAAGCAGCACCTGAAGCAGAGGCGAAGCCGGAAAAGGCCGAAAAGCCGAAACGTGCCCGTGCGCCGCGTAAAACAGCGGCTCAAAAGGCAGCCGAGGCCGCAGCAGCCGCAGAGGCGGCACAAGCACCTGTTGTTGCGGAAAGTGCTGCCGAGGCCGCACCAGAACCGGTTGCAGAGATCACTCCTGAGCCTGTTGTTGAAGCTGCCCCGGAACCCGTTGCTGAAACGCCAGCCCCGGCGCCGGAACCTGTTGTTGCACAAGCCGCACCAGAACCGGAACCCAAAGCAGAAGAACCGCCAAAGCCGAAACGGCGCGGGTGGTGGTCCTTGGGGTCCAAATAG
- a CDS encoding sulfurtransferase TusA family protein translates to MTDDIHTLDALGLLCPLPVLKARKRLQKLAIGAQLTMLADDPAAIVDVPMFCMEAGHVLVSCSDQDGVQAYVIRKAG, encoded by the coding sequence ATGACCGATGACATACACACACTTGATGCGTTGGGGTTGTTGTGCCCCCTTCCCGTTCTCAAAGCCCGCAAACGCCTGCAAAAGCTGGCGATCGGTGCGCAGTTGACCATGCTGGCAGACGATCCTGCTGCTATTGTTGATGTGCCTATGTTCTGCATGGAAGCCGGCCATGTCCTGGTGTCTTGCAGCGACCAAGATGGTGTTCAAGCCTATGTGATCCGCAAGGCAGGCTAG
- a CDS encoding cytochrome c biogenesis CcdA family protein produces the protein MFGIEIIDAGLVPAMLVALTAGIISFLSPCVLPIVPPYLAYMSGMSVGDMTSQDADRRKTIVTALFFVMGLSTVFLILGFAASAFGIFFLQNQILFAQISGVVIIVFGLHFVGVFRIPFLDQEARIEAGDQGGSSFGAYVLGLAFAFGWTPCIGPQLGAILSLAASEGSVARGTLLLGIYAAGLGIPFLLAAIFISRAMGVMNKIKRHMVMIERCMGALLILVGLAMVTGAFTSMAFWLLETFPALAEFG, from the coding sequence ATGTTTGGAATAGAAATCATCGACGCAGGGCTTGTGCCTGCCATGCTTGTGGCTTTGACTGCGGGTATCATCAGCTTTCTCAGCCCCTGCGTACTGCCCATCGTGCCGCCTTATCTGGCCTACATGAGCGGGATGAGCGTCGGTGATATGACCAGTCAGGACGCTGACCGTCGCAAGACCATCGTGACGGCGCTGTTTTTTGTCATGGGCTTAAGCACTGTGTTTTTGATCCTTGGATTTGCAGCATCAGCTTTCGGGATATTTTTCCTGCAAAATCAGATACTTTTCGCGCAAATCTCAGGTGTGGTGATCATCGTTTTTGGCCTGCATTTTGTGGGGGTTTTCCGGATCCCGTTTCTGGACCAAGAGGCGCGGATTGAGGCGGGGGATCAGGGTGGTTCGTCGTTTGGTGCTTACGTTCTCGGGCTTGCCTTCGCGTTCGGGTGGACACCATGCATCGGGCCGCAATTGGGTGCGATCCTGTCGTTGGCGGCCTCCGAAGGGTCCGTGGCGCGCGGCACGTTGTTGTTGGGCATTTATGCGGCCGGGTTGGGCATCCCGTTTTTGCTGGCCGCCATTTTCATCAGCCGTGCCATGGGGGTGATGAACAAGATCAAGCGCCACATGGTCATGATTGAGCGGTGCATGGGGGCGTTGCTCATTTTGGTAGGTCTTGCGATGGTCACGGGGGCTTTCACGTCGATGGCGTTCTGGCTGCTTGAAACCTTCCCCGCATTGGCTGAATTTGGTTGA
- a CDS encoding cytochrome P450, with the protein MTQPPKPPSRPNKVSLWQYMKLFRQDILSAQPARLYRAWMAEFRTPFFRSYMVNQPKLVKEVLKTRPDDFPKSDRIGEGLRPLLGNSVFLTNGDTWKRQRRIIDPAFEGGRVRETFGAMWDAAEAAAHRLDAVAGQTVEIESETSHAAADVIFRTLFSIPIEHAVARDVFEEFRIYQRSQPILNIAAFVPLPRWMPRLFRRDTRASAARIRALITQLTQTRMAEIDAGTAPADLATKIMTTTDPETGDRFDTDEMVDQVAIFFLAGHETSASALAWALYLMAQFPDWQDRLAAEAQAMQDCDFAVMSKLRLSRDVFRETLRLYPPVPMMVRETKCPEMFRERAVPKRSQVVLSPWHLHRHERLWERPDDFDPDRWQTENGKQCGRDAYIPFSEGARVCPGAGFAMIEGPLLLSRILRDFRISYEEDTPPVPVAHLTVRSKSGIRLKIVRR; encoded by the coding sequence ATGACCCAGCCCCCGAAACCCCCAAGCCGCCCCAACAAAGTGTCGCTTTGGCAGTATATGAAGCTGTTTCGGCAGGACATTCTGTCGGCACAACCTGCGCGGCTTTATCGGGCGTGGATGGCCGAATTCCGCACGCCCTTCTTTCGCAGCTACATGGTGAACCAGCCAAAGCTTGTGAAAGAAGTGTTAAAGACCCGGCCCGATGATTTCCCAAAATCCGACAGGATCGGCGAAGGTTTGCGTCCGTTGCTGGGCAATTCGGTGTTTCTGACCAACGGCGACACATGGAAACGCCAACGCCGTATCATTGATCCTGCTTTCGAAGGGGGGCGGGTGCGCGAGACCTTTGGCGCGATGTGGGACGCGGCAGAAGCGGCGGCGCACAGGTTGGATGCGGTGGCGGGGCAAACCGTCGAAATCGAAAGCGAAACCAGCCATGCCGCGGCAGATGTGATTTTTCGCACGCTGTTTTCCATACCCATCGAACACGCTGTAGCACGCGATGTGTTTGAGGAATTCCGCATCTACCAACGCAGTCAGCCCATATTGAACATTGCGGCCTTCGTGCCGTTGCCGCGGTGGATGCCGCGTCTGTTTCGCCGTGACACGCGCGCCAGTGCTGCGCGTATTCGGGCGCTGATCACGCAATTGACCCAAACCCGCATGGCGGAAATTGATGCGGGCACTGCGCCTGCGGACTTGGCGACAAAGATCATGACCACAACGGACCCCGAAACGGGGGACCGGTTTGACACCGATGAAATGGTGGATCAGGTCGCGATCTTCTTTTTGGCAGGCCATGAAACCAGCGCATCTGCTTTGGCTTGGGCGCTGTATCTGATGGCGCAGTTCCCCGACTGGCAGGACCGGTTGGCTGCAGAAGCACAGGCGATGCAGGACTGCGATTTTGCTGTGATGTCAAAGCTGCGCCTGTCGCGGGATGTGTTTCGCGAAACTTTGCGCTTGTATCCACCGGTGCCAATGATGGTGCGCGAGACCAAGTGCCCCGAGATGTTTCGCGAACGCGCCGTTCCAAAACGCAGCCAAGTGGTGCTGAGCCCGTGGCATCTGCACCGTCATGAACGACTGTGGGAGCGGCCTGATGATTTTGATCCGGATCGCTGGCAAACAGAGAATGGCAAGCAATGCGGACGCGACGCCTATATTCCCTTTTCGGAAGGGGCGCGGGTTTGTCCGGGGGCCGGGTTTGCGATGATCGAAGGGCCTTTGTTGCTATCGCGTATATTGCGCGACTTCCGGATCAGCTATGAAGAAGACACGCCCCCTGTGCCTGTGGCGCATCTGACGGTGCGGTCCAAGTCGGGTATTCGTCTGAAGATTGTCCGCCGCTAA
- a CDS encoding fructose bisphosphate aldolase: protein MSDLDKKRAQMATGAGFIAALDQSGGSTPKALGLYGVDASVFDTEDEMFAEIQKMRERIILAPDFDQSKVIGAILFERTLAEQIKGKAVADYLWDDCGVVPFLKIDKGLEDIVDDCQVMKPMPGLEDVLASAAQGGVFGTKERSVIHAANAAGIEAVVAQQFDVARVVIAAGLVPIVEPEVNINSDSKAEAEVILKEALMAHVGRLNADQNVMLKLTIPEMPGLYDELADHPRVMRVVALSGGYSTDEACARLSENSKMIASFSRALTEGLQRDMADADFDAALGQNIGKIYQASVA from the coding sequence ATGTCAGATTTGGACAAAAAACGCGCGCAAATGGCAACCGGAGCAGGCTTTATCGCGGCTTTGGATCAAAGCGGCGGGTCTACTCCGAAGGCGTTGGGATTGTATGGCGTGGACGCGAGCGTCTTCGATACAGAAGATGAAATGTTTGCCGAAATCCAGAAAATGCGCGAGCGCATTATTCTGGCACCAGATTTTGACCAATCCAAAGTCATCGGCGCCATTTTGTTTGAACGGACACTCGCCGAGCAGATCAAAGGCAAGGCCGTTGCTGACTACCTGTGGGACGATTGCGGTGTTGTGCCATTTTTGAAAATCGACAAAGGCTTGGAAGACATCGTTGACGACTGTCAGGTGATGAAACCGATGCCGGGCCTAGAGGACGTTTTGGCCTCTGCCGCGCAAGGTGGGGTGTTTGGCACCAAAGAACGGTCCGTGATTCATGCCGCAAACGCCGCTGGCATCGAGGCTGTAGTGGCCCAACAATTCGATGTGGCCCGTGTGGTCATCGCTGCTGGTCTGGTGCCGATTGTGGAGCCAGAAGTGAACATCAACTCTGACAGTAAAGCGGAAGCTGAAGTGATACTGAAAGAGGCGCTGATGGCGCATGTTGGACGTTTGAACGCAGACCAGAACGTCATGCTTAAATTGACCATTCCGGAAATGCCCGGCCTATACGACGAACTTGCGGATCATCCCCGTGTGATGCGTGTCGTGGCGCTGTCGGGGGGGTACTCCACAGATGAAGCGTGTGCGCGGTTGTCCGAAAACTCAAAAATGATCGCAAGCTTTAGCCGTGCTTTAACCGAAGGGTTGCAGCGGGATATGGCAGATGCAGACTTTGACGCCGCGCTGGGACAAAACATCGGGAAAATTTATCAAGCATCAGTGGCTTGA
- a CDS encoding aspartate aminotransferase — translation MIRPPSPLSPERWMLDMFSSKAARSGAVIRRKARDIERYAGMNRFLGECARRGFQVIANEDQIIIICNQSPVHRLNAPFSLKENDPDTFKVSGPRFDQATDA, via the coding sequence ATGATACGACCCCCGTCCCCTCTTAGCCCGGAACGTTGGATGCTGGACATGTTCAGCTCCAAAGCGGCCAGATCGGGCGCTGTTATCCGCCGCAAGGCCCGCGATATCGAACGCTATGCAGGAATGAACAGGTTTCTAGGCGAATGTGCGCGGCGTGGGTTCCAAGTGATAGCAAACGAAGACCAAATCATCATCATCTGCAACCAATCGCCTGTGCATCGGCTGAACGCCCCGTTTTCTTTAAAAGAAAACGATCCGGACACTTTCAAAGTGTCCGGCCCACGTTTCGATCAAGCCACTGATGCTTGA
- a CDS encoding ribbon-helix-helix domain-containing protein, producing MSGRPIKHSLTLKGHRTSVSLEDAFWTAFREIAATKGVPINALAAEIDAARDPKVGLASSIRVFVLAEVSKS from the coding sequence ATGAGCGGACGCCCCATCAAACATTCGCTCACGTTGAAAGGGCACCGAACATCAGTGTCGCTAGAAGACGCCTTCTGGACGGCCTTTCGTGAAATCGCAGCTACAAAAGGTGTACCGATCAACGCTTTGGCTGCTGAAATAGATGCCGCGCGGGACCCCAAGGTGGGGCTGGCATCTTCAATCCGGGTCTTTGTTCTGGCTGAGGTAAGCAAGTCTTAA
- a CDS encoding DUF4169 family protein — MSAPVNLNRVRKQKARAAKSVRADENAALHGRTKAEKAAQIAADQKAVRHLDNHKRDT; from the coding sequence ATGAGTGCGCCCGTCAATTTAAATCGGGTGCGAAAGCAAAAGGCGCGGGCGGCCAAATCTGTCCGCGCGGATGAAAACGCGGCCCTGCACGGGCGCACCAAGGCTGAAAAAGCGGCCCAAATTGCCGCGGATCAAAAGGCCGTACGCCACTTGGACAATCACAAGCGCGACACATGA